DNA sequence from the Rhizoctonia solani chromosome 14, complete sequence genome:
ttgccctgctatctttatagcattagtgcactttactatattggtcttgtccaaacccttatctggctttgccttagagcattgttggatcccactagctgataagtcctatattaggcaatagcttgttgggctttaccttgtggtagttgtcggctctgacattaggtcaagttcttcatcaccaacccttGTGGGCTATTAGGgtgttagtactggcacgacccatcaagaaccagtgatccagcataaccagataataatcaaaactggtgattgttgcactagggggttattgttacacggCTAGCATTGCAAACGTCCACCCAAGAGTCTGCCACAACTCCTTCTGCgtcacagacagtcaaaaacccgcttgtgcaaaacctgctactgtatcacgcccatccaaggcttgttgatcagttgtaaggagcattcaacgctaggtattgagacagtgattagcgtaaaagaataaactgtgagcttagtggggCCAATCATCTAGCCTCCCATCTTTCCTAAACTAGTAGTGAAGTCGCCTTATTTAGCAAGGACATTACTTAGTATCTTCCACATCCCTCCTTCTCCACTATGTCGACCCAACCTTCCACCTATGTGCATGCCAATCCCAATGCGCTGTCtgtccccaccaatatccaggagatacctgcgtgggcccaggaaatcaaaaacctcctcctggctatgaaTCAGAATCTATCTCTGGTCATAGGACAAGCAGCTGCCCATCACACAGATCTAGGCACCACACAGGCTACTCTCAACAACCATGACAGTAGCATCACCAATCTTGACGCCCTCATTGTTAAACTTGgggctgatattgccaaaataggcactgctgctgcttctggttcctcccttgccttggctaccaaggctccTAAACTTGCGAcgccagacaaatttgaCGGGTCAGACAAAAATAAGGCAATCTCTTTCAGAGTTGCTGTAtctcattatctcaggatctcatatcctggctcaacagtggatgagcaaatcGCTTTTATCAtttcctgcctggatggcaaggcccatgagtggcttgagccctaccTGGAAGAGGACGTTGTTAAAGGGAATCCTGTCtcttggctccacaatctggatgccttctggctgcaattcaatgcacgctggaatgtccaaaataggacaGAGAACTTCTGCGCCAAGCTGCGCACcctcaaacaaaccaagggagtccaagactattacaaggacttccagacctattctcaaggtcttggttaCAACAACCCCTCTCTTAGGGACatgttctatgatggcctgtcccacaaaattaaggaaactctcatggttcaagattatgaccatgcagatgcctcagtcactcttgcaactcttgcagagaaggcccttaaggtggatcagcgcctagagcagtttgcggcccagcacaagggttcctcctcctcttcaaaccaatctggaagcaaatccagcacctctacgtcagcagcagcccagggagcgcctagggataaactgtctgttggggaacaggtgtatgcgattgtggatggaaaggctaagAAGGGGGTTCTACAAAAGGTTGGCCAAAATGCCAAGGGAATGGCAGTTCCAATTGTCaagtggaatgatggcaccaccatggaTGTTACCTTTAAATCTCTTAAAAAGGATAACCACCCTGCCACTGCCACCTCTTCCactgctcccaaggcttcctcctcctcctcctcgcgcaactctggtccttcaccaatggacttagactctgcctcatctaaaggcaaaaaaccaaTTACATGcgcaacatgtggaggtaggggacactatgccaaccaatgcccctccaaatcctactctggccatgaggcccacatctctgaggatgagtcggaaaatggggacctctgaacactaatgggaacagtgtatcagagggaaataatggacatttagatagcttggaaatcttttctgtaaataatatatctcctttaaatatatttttcaagcatcttgcgttcaacaagttcccaaccctaaggttaccaagaaaatgaagcccttctttggatgggctatgattgattcaggtgcatcatcttgctttatacacaaggacttgatcaaacaatatggtatacctactacaaaaaaGTCTGTACCACGTCGccttaaagtgattgatggaagagacattagttctggtttggtagattcagaatgtatatttactttagaattaggtagtcataaagaggttctgaaatgtaacgtagctgatataggtaaacatagcatagtccttggaatgtcctggctcaagttacacaaccctactatagactggcctaataagcgtattacttttaat
Encoded proteins:
- a CDS encoding Transposon Tf2-1 polyprotein, whose translation is MSTQPSTYVHANPNALSVPTNIQEIPAWAQEIKNLLLAMNQNLSLVIGQAAAHHTDLGTTQATLNNHDSSITNLDALIVKLGADIAKIGTAAASGSSLALATKAPKLATPDKFDGSDKNKAISFRVAVSHYLRISYPGSTVDEQIAFIISCLDGKAHEWLEPYLEEDVVKGNPVSWLHNLDAFWLQFNARWNVQNRTENFCAKLRTLKQTKGVQDYYKDFQTYSQGLGYNNPSLRDMFYDGLSHKIKETLMVQDYDHADASVTLATLAEKALKVDQRLEQFAAQHKGSSSSSNQSGSKSSTSTSAAAQGAPRDKLSVGEQVYAIVDGKAKKGVLQKVGQNAKGMAVPIVKWNDGTTMDVTFKSLKKDNHPATATSSTAPKASSSSSSRNSGPSPMDLDSASSKGKKPITCATCGGRGHYANQCPSKSYSGHEAHISEDESENGDL